One genomic segment of Ricinus communis isolate WT05 ecotype wild-type chromosome 5, ASM1957865v1, whole genome shotgun sequence includes these proteins:
- the LOC8265012 gene encoding uncharacterized protein LOC8265012, whose amino-acid sequence MGNYISSKLANPIHRKSRKSTKVVLPTGEIRKIRQPTATKAAELMMDVPGFFVVNTKSLKIGKRFYPLSADDDLEKGNVYVMYPMYRKNSVVTAGDMVVLFVTANKVMKRGACKGNDINIKVLPESQSSAAEGVEDEASPRLSLEGIEHVSTPQFRYRMSISRSKKPLLETIQEESICSR is encoded by the coding sequence ATGGGAAACTACATCTCAAGCAAGTTAGCGAACCCAATACACAGAAAGTCAAGAAAGTCGACAAAAGTTGTCCTTCCCACCGGCGAAATCCGGAAAATCCGTCAACCCACCGCCACAAAGGCCGCCGAGCTGATGATGGACGTACCCGGCTTTTTCGTTGTCAACACCAAGTCGCTCAAAATTGGCAAAAGGTTTTACCCCCTGAGCGCAGATGATGATCTTGAAAAGGGTAATGTGTATGTTATGTACCCAATGTATAGGAAGAACTCTGTTGTCACTGCTGGTGATATGGTTGTTCTTTTTGTCACTGCTAACAAGGTGATGAAACGTGGTGCTTGTAAAGggaatgatattaatattaaggTCTTGCCTGAGTCGCAGTCATCTGCCGCAGAAGGCGTGGAGGATGAGGCATCACCAAGGTTGAGTTTAGAGGGTATTGAACATGTTAGTACTCCTCAGTTTAGGTATAGGATGTCCATATCCAGGTCTAAGAAGCCATTGTTGGAGACTATACAAGAAGAATCCATTTGTTCAAGGtga
- the LOC8265011 gene encoding uncharacterized protein LOC8265011, producing the protein MGLTNFIITVAGVSAVVLLLRSDVKQSAAIFRRNVKHIRNWLEEETAASSKASEKAKPKELESKIPQKDIPKEDKH; encoded by the exons ATGGGTTTGACCAATTTCATAATCACGGTGGCTGGTGTTAGCGCCGTGGTTCTTTTACTGAGGAGTGATGTGAAGCAATCAGCTGCAATTTTCAGACGCAACGTTAAGCATATACGTAATTGGCTTGAAGAAGAAACTGCTGCTTCCTCTAA GGCATCAGAGAAGGCAAAACCAAAGGAACTGGAATCAAAGATTCCTCAGAAAGACATCCCCAAGGAGGACAAGCACTGA